DNA from Pseudomonas putida:
AAAAACCGCGCCAATTGATGAAGCAGGCCTACGGAGTGGAGTGGGAATGCATTTCTGCTGGCAAGCTCAAGGAAATGCTCAACACCGACCGCTATTACGGCGGACTGCTTGAACGCAACGCGTTCCACTTCCACCCCCTGAAGTATGTGTGCGGTGTGGCACGCACCATCACCGACCTCGGCGCGCGCCTGTTCGAACACTCCCCCGTGCTCGGCATTGAAAAGCGCTCAGGCAAATACGTGGTGCGGACCCAAGGCGGTGAAGTGCACGCTGAAGAAGTGGTGTTCTCAGGCGGCGGCTACGCACGAGGCGTCTATCGCCCCATTGAACGCGCGGTACTGCCGATTGCCACCTACGTCGTTGCTACCAAGCCCCTGGGCGAGCGACTGAAAGACGCCATTGCCTGCGAATCGGCTGTCTATGACACCCGCTTCGCGTTCGACTACTACCGCCCCCTGCAAGACACCCGAATCCTATGGGGTGGACGCATTTCCATTCTCGATCGCGGACCCGAGGCCATCGCCAAGCTGCTCAAGGCGGACCTGGTCACGGTCTACCCTCAACTTGAGGATGTAGAGATTGAATACTCCTGGGGCGGCCTGATGAGCTATGGCCGCCACCAAATGGCCCAGATCGGCCAGGATGACAATGGCATCTGGCACGCGGTCGGCTTCGGCGGTCACGGCATGGCACCGACTACGGTCGCCGGCGAAGTGCTCGCCGACGCCATTGCACGCAGGCTGCCCGTACCAGAAGGTTTCGGGCAATTCGGCCTGACCCGCACTTTCGGGCTTGCCGGCCTGATGGCCGCCCAGGCGACCTATACCACCTACCAGGCCATCGACGCCTTCGATGCCCGGCGCCTGAACACATGAAACCGAGCGCGTTTCGCGAGCCGACTAACGCGTTCTTCTAAGCAACGTTGCCTTGAGCTTGCGCAGATTGTTCACCACCGGACGCAGAAGCCGGCTTCTGTCCAAGAACGACAGCTCATGCAGGTCAGTGCGCGAGGGGCGTTGATAGCCGAGGTTCCAGGTGAAATAGAACGCCCGCAGGTCTTTGTTGGTATGGATCAGCGTATTGAGGGCGGCATCATAGTGCATCGGCCCGCCATCGGGGTGACCTGGGGGCCGCTGCAGGATCTGGGACAAAAAGTCTCTCAGCCGCTCGATGCACTTGCCGTTCACTGCATAGAAGTGGGAGAGATGGATGGGGCGATCGACTGCCTGCCAGCCCGGTACATTGGCGTCGCCCTCGAAGGGATGCCCGAAATAGACGATGTCCCACTCCATCCCCTGCAGAGACTCGATTGCCTGCTTGCCGTACTGGGCAATACGCCTGGAGAACTGGATATCGTCCTCCAGGATCAGGATGTTGTTCAACTTTGAGTGGATGGCATCTTCCAGTATCCCCAAGTGACTCAGGAAGCACCCTCTCGCCCCGGCACTGGGAAAACCCGCACTCTCACCGGGTGTAACTGCGTCGAAAAAGCCTATTTTTTCAAAATCGATGTTGAAACCGTGACGGGAAAACTCTTGCACGGTTTCCATACGGCGATCATTTCGGGAAGGGATATTGATGATTCGTGCGCGATCAAAGTAGTCGATCACATTCATCCAGCAGGCCCTCGGCGCAGGGGGTCAGAGCGATTGGAGGTGAGTATAGGAGACTTCGATCGAACCACCACCGGGCGCCAAGCGAGCGCCTGAGGGTGGAAAGCAGGCTTTTCGACTGCCTTGGGGGCTTCGCAGGAATGGTGACGACAGCGTTGAGCCGGCTGCCTCAGGGGCGCTCCAGCGCGGCGCGATCGGTCAAGAGACTGCTCGAGCCGCTACCTGATTAACCACCGAGGCGTACGACCGGCCGCAAACAAGCCAATAAATTGCACCAAAGGCGCAACGAGCTAAGCTCATGATGGAATGTATCGAGACAGTTGAATCCCGACTTAGCTCATCGAGGATAGTTAGGCAGCGTTCAATAATGGAAGATGACTCGAATACGCCCTCATCATACTTGAACAGCACCATTCCAGCACGATTGACTCTATTGAGCCTTATGTCCATGAGGCATACTAAAATGCACCAAACACGCCACATCAAAAAGGGCATCCATTGGTTATCGCTTATCGGCGCCATTGTAGGAGCCCAGTGTATTGCCGGCATGGCATTTGCGGGCAGTGGCAATGCAACCGAAGCACGTGGAGAACCCTCCAATAGCACCAATGCCAATGTAGAGGGTGCCTATCAAAGTGCTACACAGGCATTGCAAGGCATCATTGAAAACATGGATCAGGAAGACGCTGAACGGACTCAGAATGAGTTAAGAGATGCCGCCGAGAGGGATCGGCAGGCAATGATCCAAAAGGCCGATGAAGATAGAAAAAATCGTGAGAGCCTACGCAAAGCAAGTGAAGATAAATCGTTGAATCCTTGGGCAAATAAAAAGCCGGCTCAATCCACTCCCCAAAAACTGCAACAGGCGTCGCACTCAAAGGCCAACCCACAACCCTTGGACCCTGACGTCAATTATGACGGCCAGCCATGCAAATACTTCACCAAACACAATGATGACTCGCACCTCTACTATCATCAGG
Protein-coding regions in this window:
- a CDS encoding NAD(P)/FAD-dependent oxidoreductase encodes the protein MSTDFSKSFYEASVKRASYPTHSGRTDTRVCILGGGLAGLSTALGLAERGVNDVVVLESQQVGHGASGRNGGFVFGGYSLGNADLLSALGATEARRLYQLTVNAVDLIRTRARQYAIDCDLVDKGVILANWFNDPARLEKPRQLMKQAYGVEWECISAGKLKEMLNTDRYYGGLLERNAFHFHPLKYVCGVARTITDLGARLFEHSPVLGIEKRSGKYVVRTQGGEVHAEEVVFSGGGYARGVYRPIERAVLPIATYVVATKPLGERLKDAIACESAVYDTRFAFDYYRPLQDTRILWGGRISILDRGPEAIAKLLKADLVTVYPQLEDVEIEYSWGGLMSYGRHQMAQIGQDDNGIWHAVGFGGHGMAPTTVAGEVLADAIARRLPVPEGFGQFGLTRTFGLAGLMAAQATYTTYQAIDAFDARRLNT
- a CDS encoding glycosyltransferase family 25 protein; this encodes MNVIDYFDRARIINIPSRNDRRMETVQEFSRHGFNIDFEKIGFFDAVTPGESAGFPSAGARGCFLSHLGILEDAIHSKLNNILILEDDIQFSRRIAQYGKQAIESLQGMEWDIVYFGHPFEGDANVPGWQAVDRPIHLSHFYAVNGKCIERLRDFLSQILQRPPGHPDGGPMHYDAALNTLIHTNKDLRAFYFTWNLGYQRPSRTDLHELSFLDRSRLLRPVVNNLRKLKATLLRRTR